The proteins below come from a single Miscanthus floridulus cultivar M001 chromosome 1, ASM1932011v1, whole genome shotgun sequence genomic window:
- the LOC136538043 gene encoding scarecrow-like protein 21 has translation MSARDSNHSYKCSDDSQMPYYNNSAPLGENGRIHVMQNNLGNHYYSPDTGSQRINNSNPQVFEAQYCTLESSSANGVYPAQSSTSSHSISPLSGSPLSQHDSHSDHAYSSPPTASCLTEVADLQTKLKELENAILIPGLDLDIISDSPESLLQANVQLRPDNWRQLLGIDAGDLKQVLIACGKAVAENDVFATKLLISELGQVVSVSGDPMQRLGAYMLEGIVARLSSSGSMLYKSLKCKEPTSSELMSYMHLLYEICPFYKFGYMSANGAIAEAIKGENFVHIIDFQIAQGSQWVTLVQALAARPGGPPYIRITGIDDSNSAYARGGGLDIVGRMLCNVAKSCGLPFEFNAVPAASHEVELQHLAIRPGEIIAVNFAYQLHHVPDESVSTENHRDRIIRMIKSISPRVVTLVEQESNTNTAPFFPRYMETLNYYTAMFESIDVALPRDDRRRMNTEQHCVARDIVNLIACEGAERVERHELYGKWKSRFAMAGFRPYPLSSVVNNTINTLLHSYNSYYRLEERDGVLYLGWKNRVLVVSSAWC, from the coding sequence ATGTCAGCTAGGGATTCTAACCATTCATATAAATGTTCAGATGATTCTCAAATGCCATATTACAACAACTCGGCTCCTTTAGGAGAAAATGGTAGGATTCATGTGATGCAAAATAATCTAGGAAATCACTACTACTCTCCTGATACTGGGTCACAAAGGATCAACAATTCCAACCCTCAAGTATTTGAAGCACAATACTGCACTCTGGAATCATCCTCAGCAAATGGTGTTTATCCTGCACAAAGCTCCACATCTTCTCACAGCATCTCCCCTTTAAGTGGGAGCCCCCTGTCTCAGCATGATAGCCACTCAGACCACGCATATAGTTCTCCCCCAACTGCTTCCTGTTTAACTGAGGTTGCAGATCTCCAGACTAAACTAAAAGAGTTAGAGAATGCCATTCTTATACCTGGATTGGACTTGGACATTATTTCTGACAGCCCTGAGAGCTTGTTACAAGCCAATGTTCAATTGAGACCAGACAACTGGAGACAACTTCTGGGAATTGATGCAGGAGACTTGAAGCAAGTACTCATAGCATGTGGTAAGGCTGTTGCCGAGAACGACGTCTTTGCAACAAAGCTGCTAATATCTGAGCTTGGTCAGGTGGTATCTGTATCTGGAGATCCAATGCAACGACTTGGAGCCTATATGCTGGAAGGAATTGTTGCTAGACTTTCTTCCTCTGGCAGTATGCTATATAAATCTTTGAAATGTAAAGAACCTACAAGCTCTGAACTCATGTCATATATGCATCTCCTTTACGAGATCTGCCCATTCTACAAGTTTGGTTACATGTCAGCTAATGGTGCCATTGCTGAGGCTATTAAGGGTGAGAACTTTGTTCACATCATTGATTTCCAAATTGCTCAAGGGAGCCAGTGGGTTACTCTGGTACAGGCCCTTGCTGCAAGGCCTGGTGGTCCACCATACATCAGAATCACTGGTATAGATGACTCAAATTCTGCTTATGCCAGAGGAGGCGGGCTTGATATAGTTGGGAGGATGTTGTGTAATGTTGCTAAGTCGTGTGGTCTTCCTTTTGAGTTCAATGCCGTTCCAGCTGCTAGCCATGAGGTTGAGCTTCAGCATCTTGCTATAAGACCTGGGGAGATTATTGCTGTGAATTTTGCCTATCAGCTGCATCATGTTCCTGATGAAAGTGTAAGTACGGAAAATCATCGGGATAGGATTATAAGAATGATCAAGAGCATCAGTCCTAGGGTTGTTACTCTCGTTGAGCAGGAGTCAAATACAAACACAGCTCCATTCTTCCCAAGATACATGGAAACTCTCAACTACTATACAGCCATGTTTGAGTCAATAGATGTTGCTCTCCCAAGGGATGATAGGAGGCGGATGAACACAGAACAACATTGTGTTGCAAGGGATATCGTTAATTTAATCGCATGCGAGGGTGCTGAAAGGGTTGAGAGGCACGAGCTGTATGGAAAATGGAAGTCAAGATTTGCAATGGCTGGATTTAGGCCCTACCCACTAAGTTCAGTGGTGAACAACACCATCAACACACTATTGCATAGTTACAACAGCTACTACAGGCTTGAGGAGAGAGATGGTGTCCTTTACCTTGGATGGAAGAACAGAGTATTGGTTGTATCTTCAGCATGGTGTTGA